The Dreissena polymorpha isolate Duluth1 chromosome 10, UMN_Dpol_1.0, whole genome shotgun sequence genome includes a region encoding these proteins:
- the LOC127849177 gene encoding uncharacterized protein LOC127849177 — protein sequence METYIRSLEAMGQSQDTYGSLLVPVVIDKMPVEIKKQLAREKGDNSGLLEDLRRAINREIGILETGNIRSEPEVEEFSATASFHTGAKYRKPPTPTNPATPNYPRPSTGSSSHRPEIKCAFCDSDHKSHECKTHPDAESRLKIVKEKHLCFNCLGTHQVAKCGSRRRCQFCQRKHHTAICKSGEKDNQTKNAETASPETAVLHSCTSLPDKDVLLKTAIATVSSVKVQTEANILFDQGAQKSFITEQLAQELELPIQGTETIYLSSFGSTSNKAQQTDVAIVNVVTDRGQKIPIRVLIVPTISTPLNQRYQQSVSDLPYLQGLKLAHPVTGNSIFTISMLIGADFYWDIVEDHIVRGNGPTAVRSKIGYLLSGPFQAQNNRATDHVFNVMASPMTTDVLERFWNLESMGVTQSDENIDKTRYFKDYQTSSIEYENGRYTAKLPWKLDHSPLPSNYDIVKARTESTLRRLRREPHLLQKYDEIIAEQERRGFIERIDNDTPPTGQLHYIPHHPVKKDSATTPIRIVYDCSCRTSTQFPCLNDCLESTPPMLNDLTTILVKFRLHGYAITTDIEKAFLHVGLNEGDRDATRFLWTSDTSNPNSPLQTYV from the coding sequence ATGGAGACCTACATTCGGAGTTTAGAAGCTATGGGTCAGAGTCAAGACACTTACGGTAGTTTGCTAGTCCCAGTTGTTATAGATAAGATGCCAGTTGAAATTAAGAAGCAGTTAGCTCGTGAAAAGGGAGATAACAGTGGGTTACTAGAAGATCTGCGTCGTGCAATCAATAGGGAGATTGGAATCCTAGAAACAGGTAACATCCGTAGCGAACCGGAAGTAGAGGAGTTCAGCGCAACAGCGTCATTTCATACAGGAGCGAAATATAGGAAACCCCCCACGCCCACAAATCCCGCCACCCCCAATTACCCAAGACCCTCAACCGGAAGTTCATCACACAGACCCGAGATAAAGTGCGCCTTTTGTGATAGTGACCACAAATCCCATGAATGTAAAACCCACCCAGATGCAGAATCCCGTCTGAAAATAGTAAAAGAGAAACACTTGTGTTTTAACTGTTTAGGCACTCACCAAGTAGCTAAATGCGGTTCAAGGAGACGATGCCAATTCTGCCAGCGAAAACACCATACGGCAATTTGCAAATCAGGAGAAAAGGACAACCAGACGAAAAACGCCGAGACTGCATCGCCGGAAACAGCCGTACTTCATTCATGCACGAGCCTTCCAGACAAGGATGTATTGTTAAAAACTGCCATAGCAACCGTATCGTCTGTGAAAGTACAGACTGAAGCAAACATCTTATTCGATCAGGGTGCCCAGAAGTCGTTCATTACGGAACAATTGGCACAGGAACTTGAACTCCCTATACAAGGCACAGAAACTATATACTTATCGTCGTTCGGGAGCACTAGCAACAAAGCACAGCAAACAGATGTGGCTATAGTGAACGTTGTTACAGATAGAGGCCAGAAGATCCCGATACGAGTATTAATAGTACCTACCATTTCAACGCCCCTCAACCAGAGATACCAACAATCAGTGTCCGATTTACCGTATCTACAAGGTCTTAAACTCGCCCATCCAGTTACAGGAAACTCCATATTTACAATTTCGATGCTGATAGGTGCAGACTTTTACTGGGATATCGTTGAAGATCACATAGTACGTGGAAATGGACCCACCGCTGTGAGATCAAAGATCGGCTACCTGTTATCGGGACCTTTCCAAGCACAAAACAACCGAGCTACAGATCACGTGTTCAATGTAATGGCGTCGCCTATGACAACGGACGTATTAGAACGTTTTTGGAATCTGGAGAGTATGGGAGTTACTCAGAGCGACGAGAATATAGACAAGACACGCTATTTCAAGGATTACCAGACTTCATCCATAGAATACGAGAACGGACGGTACACTGCCAAATTACCTTGGAAACTAGACCACTCGCCCCTCCCTAGTAACTACGACATAGTGAAAGCAAGAACCGAGAGTACTCTGAGAAGACTACGTAGAGAGCCCCATCTACTCCAGAAATATGACGAAATCATTGCTGAACAGGAACGACGTGGTTTTATTGAGAGAATTGATAACGATACCCCACCCACAGGACAACTCCACTACATTCCCCACCACCCAGTGAAAAAGGATTCAGCGACCACGCCCATTCGGATAGTATATGATTGCAGCTGCCGCACATCTACCCAGTTCCCATGCTTGAATGATTGTTTAGAGTCGACCCCACCCATGTTGAATGACCTTACCACCATACTAGTGAAATTCCGTCTCCATGGTTACGCCATCACAACAGACATTGAGAAAGCCTTCCTTCATGTCGGATTAAATGAAGGAGACCGAGACGCTACCAGATTTCTATGGACAAGCGATACTTCTAACCCCAACAGCCCATTACAAACTTACGTTTAA
- the LOC127849178 gene encoding uncharacterized protein LOC127849178: MLSATILKHLEINEHVSAAKVIEKDIYVDNILSSFEKESDLLTYFTESRRLMSSACMNLRSWTSNSETLRSRAKKENVLDTEEVVKILGMRWNPVKDEISFAERNIPILDVVTKRTILKYSSQIYGPLGLLSPVSVSAKILLQELWKAKYDWDTALPDHICETWNQLAKSLNRATDVNFSRQFLPAVNSETSLHIFVDASVKSYGAAAYICDQSQSRLVMAKNRVAPLKALTLPQLELMAALIGARLSSHLQKSIPPQKVTFWSDSQIVLHWLTTSKSLKRFVQNRVDEIHQLTDQSPWTYCPTHENPADLLTRGVSADTYLDNQLWNAGPTWLPHSEEWPTWKYDQSILQKTSESEDTSSQQATNVVTLNCTEITGVHRAINIEKYSTYLKLLRVTAYVHRFIRNCRRPRDERLTNSLSATELKEAEVKWLRSCQTTNFQDEVENRQSNSTRLPLVKQLILYLDQQGLLRCGGRIHNAPLEYDVKFPYLLPKKHVLTKLIVFDVHKNQLHSGVNSTITQIRQKYWIPSIRQCVRSLLRTCIQCTRVTGRPYAAPDPPPLPKVRVSEALPFSVTGVDFTGALFVKNDTGSETKCYICLFTCASTRAVHLEVVQDLSTDSFLQAFRRFASRKSLPMVMISDNATTYNAAANHLKKLFNSQVVQEELSRKGTEWRFIPKRAPWYGGFWERLIGLTKTSLKKILGRRYVFMETLQTIVTEIEAVINDRPLTHVSSSIDDLEPLTPSHLLYGRKMTSLPHHTHLPDDEMTQIQSDQTTLTNRAKQQSDIIEQFWRRWKSEYLTALREFHTTTGSNEKRIRVGDVVQIYDEGPRIRWKLAVVLELMTGNDGSVRAAKIKTKRGITNRPIVKLYPLETASDVE; encoded by the coding sequence ATGCTTAGTGCGACCATTTtgaaacatcttgaaataaaCGAGCACGTGTCCGCAGCCAAGGTCATCGAGAAAGATATATACGTGGACAATATACTTTCAAGCTTCGAGAAAGAGTCAGATCTACTAACCTACTTCACAGAGTCCCGACGTTTGATGTCCAGCGCATGTATGAACCTCCGTTCATGGACCTCCAACAGTGAAACACTTAGATCCCGTGCAAAAAAAGAGAATGTGCTAGATACGGAAGAAGTTGTTAAGATACTTGGAATGAGATGGAACCCGGTCAAGGATGAAATATCATTTGCTGAAAGAAACATCCCAATCCTAGATGTCGTTACGAAGAGAACCATTCTAAAATACTCATCCCAGATCTATGGCCCCCTTGGTCTACTTAGCCCCGTGTCCGTCAGTGCAAAGATCTTACTTCAAGAACTATGGAAAGCCAAATATGACTGGGATACCGCTTTACCCGATCATATATGCGAGACCTGGAACCAGCTAGCTAAATCCCTCAACAGAGCTACAGATGTGAACTTTTCCCGACAATTCTTACCCGCAGTGAACAGTGAAACCAGTCTTCATATATTTGTAGATGCAAGCGTCAAATCCTACGGAGCAGCAGCCTACATTTGCGACCAATCACAATCTAGACTGGTAATGGCAAAGAACAGAGTAGCGCCACTAAAGGCATTAACCCTACCCCAACTTGAACTGATGGCAGCATTGATTGGAGCAAGACTTTCATCCCACCTACAAAAGTCCATACCCCCACAGAAAGTGACATTTTGGTCAGACAGCCAAATTGTACTCCACTGGCTAACTACATCCAAATCATTGAAACGCTTTGTCCAAAACCGAGTAGACGAAATCCACCAGCTAACAGATCAATCACCATGGACGTATTGCCCCACCCATGAAAACCCAGCAGATTTACTGACACGTGGTGTATCAGCAGATACCTACCTTGACAACCAGTTATGGAACGCCGGTCCGACATGGTTACCTCACTCAGAAGAATGGCCTACTTGGAAATACGACCAGTCAATTCTGCAGAAGACATCCGAAAGTGAAGACACGAGTTCTCAGCAGGCGACAAATGTGGTAACGTTAAATTGCACGGAGATCACGGGCGTTCATAGAGCCATCAACATAGAGAAGTACAGTACTTACCTGAAATTACTTCGCGTCACCGCTTATGTACACAGATTCATCCGCAACTGCAGAAGACCAAGAGATGAAAGACTAACCAACAGCTTGTCAGCAACAGAACTAAAAGAGGCAGAAGTTAAATGGCTGAGATCGTGTCAAACAACCAACTTTCAAGATGAAGTAGAAAATCGACAATCAAACAGTACCCGTTTACCGCTTGTTAAGCAACTTATATTGTACCTGGACCAGCAAGGATTACTTCGTTGTGGTGGTAGAATTCATAACGCCCCCTTGGAGTATGATGTCAAATTTCCCTACCTCTTACCAAAGAAACATGTACTGACCAAATTGATTGTGTTCGATGTCCACAAGAACCAACTTCATTCCGGAGTTAACAGCACCATTACACAGATCAGACAGAAGTACTGGATACCATCCATCCGCCAGTGTGTAAGATCGTTACTAAGGACATGTATACAGTGTACCAGAGTAACCGGAAGACCCTATGCAGCACCAGACCCACCTCCCCTCCCCAAAGTCAGAGTAAGCGAAGCCCTACCCTTCAGCGTCACAGGTGTAGATTTCACTGGCGCATTATTTGTAAAGAACGATACCGGAAGTGAAACGAAATGCTACATCTGCCTTTTTACATGCGCATCAACAAGAGCCGTCCATTTGGAAGTTGTACAAGACCTATCAACCGACTCGTTCCTTCAAGCGTTTCGGAGATTTGCCAGCCGGAAGTCGTTGCCCATGGTGATGATATCAGACAATGCTACGACTTATAATGCTGCTGCTAATCACCTTAAGAAGCTATTCAACTCCCAAGTCGTACAAGAGGAGCTCAGCAGAAAGGGAACAGAGTGGCGATTTATTCCCAAACGTGCACCATGGTACGGTGGTTTTTGGGAACGTCTCATAGGACTCACTAAGACGTCTCTAAAGAAGATCCTCGGAAGACGATACGTTTTCATGGAAACGTTGCAGACGATAGTGACTGAGATTGAAGCTGTTATCAACGATAGACCGCTAACGCACGTATCATCAAGCATCGACGACTTGGAGCCGTTAACGCCGTCACATCTTCTTTATGGCCGCAAGATGACGTCACTTCCGCATCACACACATTTACCCGACGATGAAATGACGCAAATTCAAAGTGACCAGACGACACTAACCAATCGGGCGAAGCAGCAGTCAGACATCATCGAACAGTTCTGGAGACGTTGGAAGTCGGAGTACTTAACTGCCTTAAGAGAGTTCCACACAACAACGGGCTCTAACGAGAAACGCATTCGGGTCGGAGATGTCGTGCAGATATACGATGAGGGACCACGTATCCGTTGGAAACTTGCTGTAGTCCTGGAGCTGATGACCGGAAATGATGGTTCAGTCCGTGCCGCGAAGATAAAGACGAAACGTGGAATAACAAATAGACCAATAGTGAAACTCTATCCATTAGAAACAGCCAGTGATGTTGAATAG